The sequence tcacatgtaacccagttcttgagtcttgtatttcatctcctcatattgatatcacatcacctattgcacctgatgatgcagatagtgcgacagttttgccttcatgtgattcagtgcagcaggatatacattgtcttccagcttcagattcatgggatgattacatgacagatattgcaggtttgtttgtggaatcctacattacagatttgggagacatcattgatgacatacatcttctctttgatgaagatgatccttcttcgattgttgcgagggaacactctgaccctcttgttcattctctacatgatcattctttcgaggttgacatgattgtggatacttatgtacagcagttggaggaggtctctttgtgttttgaggagacatgtgaatctttggacattgttctacatccatctccactagatcttggagtgcctttttcagcagtgtggcacagttcaccacctttggagggggtatctttcagcatcgacatggggacacttgagcagtttttcagagattcctttcatcatgagttttcttcatacatcttcccttcatgattggggagacttcatggatacacctttggttttgtttcttcctaaggggaggaatgttgttcgacgttcatggagcagtttcttcatacatcgagcttctatcatgggtgcagattctccattgagggggggtcacagtttgacttctcttcttctctcatatgggggggactttttcctcacatggggttttgttcctcacatacttctttgagagttttttgtatagctttcatctctcttttgagggagggttttttcccattgggtttttctctctttccccactttgtgagagatttcattgcattggtttgcatgcatttgcatttgttcatgggaacctaacatggcctcgtagccgggacccatcttgcattgcttagttgcattgtagacttaagtgcattcccctaagttgcacttaagggggggtgttggtgtaaataattattcatcatggatattattacacttacttaagtttacttaggataatgcatttcatagtagtttggatatgagacacttgggtgtttgtgccacattgggatagtgtgtgtaggagaaattccacctcttatggtgttgatcttgttattacactatcatatccacttattgtggagtgataattccaccatCGGTGGGTGAtgcacctcatgtggaatattatattatttctcctacctacccacacctatttcctacctacccttgtttcttattgagccacatgtcatatttgtgtgctcatacatatccctagccttgcctatataagcaggctcatctacattgtatgtaactattgaacaattattgatcattttctattgatgagaatacagtttatttttgtcctatattgtgtctctattttgtacatttcattgaccccttgatcttggcaaaatccaacaattttAAAAAGTTTAGTTAATATTCGACACTCTTGATTGAATACTCAAGAATTAATAATAGTCATTTAATGTTATCTTGTCCAAAGGAGAGAAACAgcttttaaaaaacaaaaacaaaaaaacactaaAGCTAATATCTAATCTATGTTCTTCTTTCCATTGGGCTTACTCATCTATAAAGAATaattggaataacatgatcaataTAGGATAGGCAACTTAGTAAACCATATGTGGTTACAAAGATGGGAATAATAATTAAACTTTTGCTAAGTCACAAATAAATTATAGTATTCTCGAATACCATACCAAAGGTTTCTACAAGTCAATATATATTTAGTACCCTTTCTTGGGGTTTAGATTCATTATGATATTAGCAATTCcaattttttaatttgaattatGTTTTCAAGTTTACCTAAAATGCGAGTTTTGTCTAAGGAGGATTTCCCATTCGATTGGGCTTGAATTTTTAAGTAGAACATTAATTCTTTTCTTATCACTAATATCCTTAATTCGTAAAGTGAGATCATATGAAAGGTATTTGTATTAATtaacatataaattaattttttacaaGTATATCATATAAATCAAAGAATAAGAAGGTAAAGCAATTTATAACCTATAATTTCAACAAAGGTAATTTTGAGAAAGttgaaaataaatcaaaatgtTAGTCACCATTGGGTGAGGTGAGTGCATATGATAGTTACAAAATCatatttacaattttaaaattaaactaACAAAActctcttttgatatgactctccgTTTCCACAAGAGTAGTGCAAAGTGTAAATCTTTATGGTTTTTGGTTGGGGGAGCCTTGGCTAGATTTTCTagtatttctctagttttggttcaAGTTGTGGGATCCTACTGTTAAAACCCATGTCTTTGTTTTTGGGAACTCTTTCCCCGGTTCGCTTTGTCTCTGCCCCATCAGTGTTACATTGTATTTGTCTTCTATGGggttgtgtttgttgttgtgattggtttGGGCTTAATGTCTTGTTAAGTCTAAACTggttttcttttgtaaagggtttggggtcccttcaaaacctttttttgccttaatccaaaacaagcTCATCATTCTAATTACCTCATCGATCTTTCTCTTTCCAAGTCTCAAGAAAATTAATAAAAAGATTTACAATCTTTATTAACATTATTAAATATAACAATTCCAACAATCATTTTACATCTatgaataccaaaaaaaaaaatagtctcTAGTCTTTTTCAACATTAATTATAAGATATTATAGTGATGGCTAGTGACACTTACAAATGCTATGATCAATATCAATTGATACATTTTTTACTGGGCTATCAAGTCATTAACTTATAAATGCAATGATCCATAATTTGTAAAATAATGATTTTTAACACTAATAACTATTCAATGCAATAAGTATAAACGCTCATAACATTATTTTCATGCAATACCAATGAACATCAAATCAACATCTAAAAAATTGTAATTAATATCACTCAACAACTATTCAAATTGATAATTATGCAAAATTAGTAAATTAAAAATCAATAATCTTATATTGAAAATAATAACTTGATAGCTAACCAAAATATTCATCAAGATTGTAAAACAACTAGATAATTATAAAAATGAATGTCTTTATTTTCAAGTTAATATTAATCTAATTTAAAATGATAATTAAGATGACAAAGacttgaaattattaaaaaaaaaaaaattgtctaattGATGATATCCTAATAAAAAATTGAGGATACAATGCCGATCTAAAAGTAGAATGCATGCTCCCGAATCATTTATAATACTACTTTTTATTtgtataaaagaaaaaattatccATAATTTTACCTTGTAATTTAATAGACTCAAATTATAATGTGACATTTACAATGTAAATTCTATTTGACGACTTATTTTCAAGAAATAAAATTAGAAAGTGAGTCCACTAATCCTAAAAAGGAAATAGAATCTGCATAATCCAATTGACTTGATATTATGTGTAAATCACATACATCTACAATACACACATAaagaaataatatatttaaaaaatattaacatcACTAGTTTAATTACcatataaataatcatattaaacaAGAAAGAGTAATTACCACACACAATCATATTATAAACTGGCCTCTAAACATTGTATAGTGCTTAATAGTATCAACAAAGACTACTACACAGGTAGCAATTTTTTATAAATAGTTAGTGGGGCTACCAGAACAACAAACTTCAAAAACTAAACAGATGAATAAAACAAGCGAGCTAGATAGTCGCTAAAATAAAACTTTAAAAAGCATATAGTCGCTAAAATAAAACTTTAAAAAGCATCAAAGACAGGGGATGCCTCTTACATCAACGCTGCAACTTGGGGTTTGAAACTTTCGGCCAGATTCTCAAAGCTACGGGCTAACTGAATCTCATCTAATGTTTGATCAAAGGTTCCACCTCCTTTCTTTGCCATTTCAATAAGGAGGTTCATTGTGGGATCCCTTCCGAACATAATTGTATGAAGTATCATTCTAGGATCTGCTCTTTTCATTTTGTCCACATAATACAGGGGATCCCCTCCACCATTGTTTCCCCCATCGCTCAGGAAGATAACTACTGGTTTTTTAACGTCCACAAGGTGGTGCCCGGCTCCTTTCATCAATATTTTCTCTGCAGCATCCAACCCTGATGAATAGGTAGTTCCTCCACCTGGGTAATACGGAAGAAGGCGATCAACAACACCTTCTTCCAaatcttccatctccaatgggacAGATGCACTTGTGTCAAATAGAACCACTGATACAGAATCATCAGAAACTGTTCTAAGGCGGGCCTGTATAAACCTCAGAATAGACTCGTACACGCATCCAAGCCTACAACTATGGTTATTGAACTTTGCCATAGTGGGCATAATGTCTGAGGAGTCCATCGAACCTGATCTGTCAATGATAAATATGGCATGGTGAGGGACATTCTTAGAATGATCACAACCAAAATGATGGCCATCATCAGTTATATACCCTGCAGAACTTAAATTCTGTCCACTACTCTTTATAGGTGCGTGCCAGAGTTTCTCAGTGCAATATGATTTGTCAGAAGCACCTCCCGCTTCTGCCTCATGCTCCTCAGATTTACAATAGTGATTACAACGGTCAAAATCTTCCCTCTCTTCTTGGGTGCAAGGATCAACAAACCTAACATATTGCCAATAAGTCTCATGAGTCATCTCATCTTTGGGAACATGCACATCAGGTCCATATTTCACAGTTTCGTGCCTGGCACCATCATAGAGATTGCTAGTGCACATCTCAGAGCCTTTGCAGGGAACCAAATGGATATGACCCCGACCCTGTTTCttgcaatacatgttacacatttcCGCTTCCCCCAACTCTCCCCATTTATACTTGCGGTCTTGAATATCAATATCTTCACCCTCTGAAATGAATGTTGCATTTCTCATATTGCCATGCACTGTATCGTGTAAGCTTGAGTGATCAATTGGGAGCTGGCAGAAGTAACCACAAGATTGGCATCTGGTGTCACAATAGTGCACAGAATCTTCTTTTTTTGTGTGAACATGCGGACCTTGATGATTTCTTTCGTAGGGAGGAATGGGAATGCAGCAGCATTTGCGCAGGCCATTTTGCTCCGACACAAGTTCATACTCAAAAGATCCCCGTTGGCCCTGAAAAACCCGGGTTTGTTTGACAAGCTCAGTGAAGATTTCACATATTCCCGGCATCTCGCATTCATGGCTGCAAGCATGCTCATTACCACACAAGTGCTCTGCATtttgatccaaatcatggaaatgGTCTTTAACCCCACATGTCCTGCTGCACTCATCTATCATGCATTTGCTCTGGCAATATCTCTCATGGCACTGATGCGTTTCATGGTTGGATTCAATAGCCACAGCACAGGGATTATTGCAGCTTGGAAGAGAACATTTTGCGCTGCACATGTGTTGAGGAGAATTGCACTTGTGCTGGCCAGGGTGCCCTGGCCCCAGAGAACATCGGTCATTACAATTTGAAGACGTCCCATATAAGTAACAGCTCTCGCcacatgtatgatttttctttttgCAGTTGTGATTTCCTTCATGCCCTGCTAAATCCCCGCATAAGTTTAAGCTGTCTCCTTCTCGAGCACAATAACTGCAATTTTCTGTACACGAATGGCTCCCCATGCAAGAATGTTGATCACCGTGGCCTTTCTCCATCACACACCTCCAGAAGCAAACGGAACATTTACATCCACAAACTATTAGCCCTTGCTTTACTTTGCCAAGAGCTACATCAGCCTCTAGTTGCAATCTTTGCACCTCATCATTATCAGAGAAGTCTGTGGTGTTTGAACTTATCCACTGTTGAACTCTGGCGTGCCTTCTGTCTGCCAGTGCCTCCAAGAACCTCTCAAATGAAGAATGCCAATCCTCGCCGTTGCTACCGTTCCTGGGTAAAACCATCTCTAGTTTTGACCCGACTTCAGAAAAAATGTCTCTTATAGTAAGTGGAGTTTCTGACTCTGTACACGGCGAGAGATACAATCCTGAATCTCTTATGTTCCATGAAGAATCACCGACAACAACAGGAAAATCAAGAACTTCTTCCTGTGTGTCGAAATTATCCAATACCCGTAATTCTTCATTTGCATTTGTCACAGAAAGGCATCCCACGTGGACCGCAGACATAAGATTTCTCCTCAGAATATCAACTGTCACAGCAACTCGCTTGCTGTCAATAGAGGTCCAGTCTTTGGCTGCAATTTGAGCTATAATAAGCTTCAGATCCCtcatgaaggtgataccactggcATAGCAAGAATCGATTCTTTCTGCCACCGTTTCTGCTAGCTCACTCAAGCTCTCTCTGTAATACTCAGATCTATTATAAGGAGCCATAGCAGCAATCTCGACCTTCCCGTCGTACATTTTTAAAATGAAATTCTCTTGCGATTTGCTGCATATTTGAGAAATCTTCTGATGAAATTCTTGCATAAGATCTTCTACATCGGACGTGTCCACATCCTTGATGGCAATGTAAAATAGACCTTTAAATAACTTTCTGTCCTGCTTCAGTAAGTTGATCCCACTCTGGAACCGGCTGAAAGCGGCTTCTGTGTCCTTATCTAAGTGAAAATCCTGTAATACCAAACGAAGGTTTACAGTTGAAAAATGAATTATTCATGTTATAGATCTTATACAAACAGAGTTCCCCTCTCCCTTCGACTTATTGGACTATATGCAGGCGAAAAGTTGGTGGCTAGAGAGAAATGACAAACCTTTTTGTTGAATATTGTGATGTTGCTGACAGCGGCGTTGAGAACAGAGAGAAGCATATCCTCTTGTTCACTTCTCTCAAAACTGCCGAGCCCCTCGAAGTCTAAGAGCACATACAAGCAGCTGCTTCCCTCGCTGCCATCTCCGTCTTCGCCCGTTGCAATGGTCATCCACACACCATCTGTGCATCTGCCACCTGCAACATCAAGAAGAGACCCAGatagatgatttaacaaatatgacTTTCCGCTACTTTGCTTTCCCATGGAAGATATGACCTTAATCTTGCCCTTCCAACTGCTTAGAACCGCATCATAGAACCCAAAGCGTATAGAGTAAGCAAGTGATATGCTGTCCACATAGCTAACATCAGGGGGTATTTGAAGTCCATCCTTAAGAGCTACCATTGCATTGTTTTCTGCACGAGCTATTTGGATGGGAACGAGGGAAACAAGCTTCCGAACCCACATTCCCATTTTCACATGTTTCTGCTGCTCTGCTACAGCTGAAATTGAGCAATTCTCTACATTATTAACTTCAAATTGAATCTTCATACCTGAAAAATCTTTGTCTTTTCCGGCCTTCAGTTGTCTAACAAGTGCTTCTAAATAAGTGACACATCCCTCACCATTGCAGTTAACTGATCTACTACTCTCCAGTACCACTTTGAATGCAATGCACTTCTTAGCATCTGGAAACAACTTAGGTGTTATTGCAAACTTGTCGAAAATGTGATAAATGTAACCCAAATAGGGGCACGACCCAGTGATTTCTGTTTCATCTTCAGGAGCTTTAATCCGATCTACTTGCTGCAACTGCACAACTTCTCTAGCTAAAGCAGTTTTCAGGACATGGGATAGGATACAATCAGGAGCATCGACAAGGCTATATAGCAAAAGCTGACTTTGTGATCCAAAGACCGTAAATTTCGCCTCGAGTTGTTCCAAATCAGATATGCTGCATTCTCTTGCATTCAAAGGGATTGTCTTCAAGTAGCTCATGGTGTCACCCAAAACATAAATGTCAAGCATGTTTTCAGGACTTGCATGCCTTGCGCCCTTAATATCAAAATCTTCACCCTGACGTTGCAACTgcctgaagacaatgaagaaatagCCGTCAACAGAAACGCATGCTCTCAAGGAGTGTGGCTGCGAAGGAAGAGAGATATGCTTTGCCCTCATCATAGGCCTCTCGTGGATTTCAGCCACTCTTGCTTTGTTGGTGTCATCAACCAAGAGCAGCTCCATTTTCCCCGGAATTAAATGCATCCATGTAATGATCTTGCTCCCCTTATATGATTCTAAATTAACCTCAACTCCAGTCCAGTAGACCTTCCGAAATGACTCATCAAACTTATATATTACAGTCTTTGACCTTTCTTTTTCATAGAGAGCCATGGATCTGGTAGCTTCATCTACAGCCAACAAATCGAATCCCCTTCTGAATGTATGAATAGGAGGGCCCATGTTGTTGAAACCTACTTTGGGATAACGGTACAGACTCAACGAGGGATCTGTAAAATTGTGAAGAAAAACCATCAGCTCTCCCGACTTAAGGATGACAACCTTAAATAATCTTTCATGCTGAGGATTAATGGTTGCTAACTCTACTGATTCTCCGTATGTTGGGATAATTGGACGCCCACAGTTGCTATTAAACTCAGATATGTCTTTTCTCATTGGAATCAATTCACAAACTTTGTAAACAATGGCGAACGGATGTTCCTCCTCAATCGACAGCTTCACCTTCAGCTCCACTTGACGCGAATATGAATACCACGAAGGTTTAGTGGTCCTTACTTCTTCAATATACCTGGTCACCAAGTTGTCATTGTTTACCGTGGACATCTTTTTCTTATATTCCTGTAAAAACTCATCCTCGGCTTCTCTGGATCGCCTCTGCTCCGCCTTGCCCAagttcaccttcttcttcttaaaCACAAGAGCTGACAACTCCTTTATGTTCTCCTTGAACTTGCGTTCCTGGTCCTTGTAGACTTGACAACACACTTTTTTGAGAGTGTCGTGAGATAAGAGGGCCTCTTGATCAACTGTGGGCCGAGCAGGCTGGGCATTAGAGAACTTTTCAAATTCAGATTGGATATTGCGTGGCAGACTGCGCTTGTTTTGGGTTGTCAGATGTTCTTCCATAAATGTCAAAGCAAGAGACTGGTGAGAGCCCAACAAGAAGCTAGTGAAAACTATATTTCTTTCCAGGCTCCTCAATTCAATAGGAACCATGTTTTCTACCCAACTACGAATCGCAGAAAAAGAAGCAGTCTTATTAACAAGATAAACAGTTCCTTCTATTTCCTTCTTGTCATTATTACCGGATTTGGCAGGAATAGACAGAAGAAATTTAACTTTATCACCTGAGAATGGTAAGTCTTTATGTTCGTTCACAGGCTGCAGGAACTTCGCCTTTCCACTTATCTTTCTGGAGCAGGGGCACTGAGGAGAGCACTTGGCATCAACTTCTTGTCCATAACGGATAAAGGGCGATGTATCCTTTCCTTGACTCGGGCCTTCAACGGTAATCATGTGCTCCCAGTCACTACGTATAAATTTTATTTCTGATCCCAGCAACAACACCCTCTGATCTCCATTACAAACGGCATCCTCCCCTGCCAAAATCATTGAAAGTTCTCGATGCATTTCATCAAATTTGTTGCCGTCAACCTCCATGTCAGAGCATGAATACAACTCTTTTGTGTTCTCTAAATTTGTGTGCCCGTCTAAATCATTTGCTGTGCTGGTTCGGCCGCCCAGGAAAAGGAGAACATGATTGCAAAATTCCGGAAGAACTTGAAGAAAACATCTTTCAAAATCCTCCACTTGCGCAAAGCTCCTGGCTGACTCTCTCATCTTCAAAGATTCCTTCAACTTTGAGTGCTTTTCAAGCTCTTGCGGCTGACAACATTCAAGGAGATTTATGAATTGTTCATTACTCAGTCTAGAGTAATCAACATTACACGCCGACGACCAGGTTTTAAGCGTATTGGCAAACTCAGAAGCTTTCATAGACAGCTCTTCTTGTTTTTTAGAAGTCCGTGGACTTCTTTTCTCTGTTGTCAAGAAACAACAATGCTGATACCCTTCACAGAATACCACTGTTCTATAATAATTGTTGACAGCTGCAACATTTGCAGTCGCTCCTGCCGAAAATTTCCTACCGTTCGCTCCTCCGTCAATTCTGAGACTATATCCAGGGAAGAGCTCCACGTCATTCTCGGAGTTCTTCACACTTGAGACTTGAATCCTTCTGGTGCGCTTAGCTTTTGAGCTAGCGCTTGTTGCAGAGGCAGCCAGAGCTTGAAAAGGATAGCTTCCCTCCATACAGACATACACACTATCACAAAGTTCAACCAGGTACCTGATGAAATTGCAAGACGCGTCTTTCCTAGAGGCCTGCTTAAAATGCTCACCTTCATGCCAGTAGAAAACCACCACGGTGCATCCTTCTTCAGGAAGACTGACATATAATCCAGGCTCCAACAGTCTTCCTTCCATCTCTGCAAGAACACAGCCATCCACCAGACTTTCCTTTCTGAAAATGCGTGTGATCATGGTCTTGTCTCCATAGA is a genomic window of Cryptomeria japonica chromosome 7, Sugi_1.0, whole genome shotgun sequence containing:
- the LOC131047220 gene encoding uncharacterized protein LOC131047220; this translates as MSDLATSGMAEMKEKSPLPMYSEEGETSTSAGILSLHIQNEGEGMNASAVVETLSPNLFRVMRIVSDKQDYSFVEKVQLPHTEVLSLCNKLVPSSASAYLGEPPRISINFNSLNQQCLPAVGFYGDKTMITRIFRKESLVDGCVLAEMEGRLLEPGLYVSLPEEGCTVVVFYWHEGEHFKQASRKDASCNFIRYLVELCDSVYVCMEGSYPFQALAASATSASSKAKRTRRIQVSSVKNSENDVELFPGYSLRIDGGANGRKFSAGATANVAAVNNYYRTVVFCEGYQHCCFLTTEKRSPRTSKKQEELSMKASEFANTLKTWSSACNVDYSRLSNEQFINLLECCQPQELEKHSKLKESLKMRESARSFAQVEDFERCFLQVLPEFCNHVLLFLGGRTSTANDLDGHTNLENTKELYSCSDMEVDGNKFDEMHRELSMILAGEDAVCNGDQRVLLLGSEIKFIRSDWEHMITVEGPSQGKDTSPFIRYGQEVDAKCSPQCPCSRKISGKAKFLQPVNEHKDLPFSGDKVKFLLSIPAKSGNNDKKEIEGTVYLVNKTASFSAIRSWVENMVPIELRSLERNIVFTSFLLGSHQSLALTFMEEHLTTQNKRSLPRNIQSEFEKFSNAQPARPTVDQEALLSHDTLKKVCCQVYKDQERKFKENIKELSALVFKKKKVNLGKAEQRRSREAEDEFLQEYKKKMSTVNNDNLVTRYIEEVRTTKPSWYSYSRQVELKVKLSIEEEHPFAIVYKVCELIPMRKDISEFNSNCGRPIIPTYGESVELATINPQHERLFKVVILKSGELMVFLHNFTDPSLSLYRYPKVGFNNMGPPIHTFRRGFDLLAVDEATRSMALYEKERSKTVIYKFDESFRKVYWTGVEVNLESYKGSKIITWMHLIPGKMELLLVDDTNKARVAEIHERPMMRAKHISLPSQPHSLRACVSVDGYFFIVFRQLQRQGEDFDIKGARHASPENMLDIYVLGDTMSYLKTIPLNARECSISDLEQLEAKFTVFGSQSQLLLYSLVDAPDCILSHVLKTALAREVVQLQQVDRIKAPEDETEITGSCPYLGYIYHIFDKFAITPKLFPDAKKCIAFKVVLESSRSVNCNGEGCVTYLEALVRQLKAGKDKDFSGMKIQFEVNNVENCSISAVAEQQKHVKMGMWVRKLVSLVPIQIARAENNAMVALKDGLQIPPDVSYVDSISLAYSIRFGFYDAVLSSWKGKIKVISSMGKQSSGKSYLLNHLSGSLLDVAGGRCTDGVWMTIATGEDGDGSEGSSCLYVLLDFEGLGSFERSEQEDMLLSVLNAAVSNITIFNKKDFHLDKDTEAAFSRFQSGINLLKQDRKLFKGLFYIAIKDVDTSDVEDLMQEFHQKISQICSKSQENFILKMYDGKVEIAAMAPYNRSEYYRESLSELAETVAERIDSCYASGITFMRDLKLIIAQIAAKDWTSIDSKRVAVTVDILRRNLMSAVHVGCLSVTNANEELRVLDNFDTQEEVLDFPVVVGDSSWNIRDSGLYLSPCTESETPLTIRDIFSEVGSKLEMVLPRNGSNGEDWHSSFERFLEALADRRHARVQQWISSNTTDFSDNDEVQRLQLEADVALGKVKQGLIVCGCKCSVCFWRCVMEKGHGDQHSCMGSHSCTENCSYCAREGDSLNLCGDLAGHEGNHNCKKKNHTCGESCYLYGTSSNCNDRCSLGPGHPGQHKCNSPQHMCSAKCSLPSCNNPCAVAIESNHETHQCHERYCQSKCMIDECSRTCGVKDHFHDLDQNAEHLCGNEHACSHECEMPGICEIFTELVKQTRVFQGQRGSFEYELVSEQNGLRKCCCIPIPPYERNHQGPHVHTKKEDSVHYCDTRCQSCGYFCQLPIDHSSLHDTVHGNMRNATFISEGEDIDIQDRKYKWGELGEAEMCNMYCKKQGRGHIHLVPCKGSEMCTSNLYDGARHETVKYGPDVHVPKDEMTHETYWQYVRFVDPCTQEEREDFDRCNHYCKSEEHEAEAGGASDKSYCTEKLWHAPIKSSGQNLSSAGYITDDGHHFGCDHSKNVPHHAIFIIDRSGSMDSSDIMPTMAKFNNHSCRLGCVYESILRFIQARLRTVSDDSVSVVLFDTSASVPLEMEDLEEGVVDRLLPYYPGGGTTYSSGLDAAEKILMKGAGHHLVDVKKPVVIFLSDGGNNGGGDPLYYVDKMKRADPRMILHTIMFGRDPTMNLLIEMAKKGGGTFDQTLDEIQLARSFENLAESFKPQVAALM